Genomic window (Bacillales bacterium):
GATGGGAAAGGCTGAAAAGGTTATGCCGTGAATTCTCGGATATTTTGGATGCCACCGGCAGCGTGACCGACAACAATGTTTGTCTCGCTCAGCGATTTCGCCGGATTCCTTTCGAGATTCTCGGACGCAGAACGAGGTCACCGCTTGTCGAGCCTCAATTTTTCTCGTTTGAGAACCTTGATGCAGAAGGCAACGCCTTGAATCTAGGTGAAACGGTTCT
Coding sequences:
- a CDS encoding DUF1259 domain-containing protein, whose product is MSRRWERLKRLCREFSDILDATGSVTDNNVCLAQRFRRIPFEILGRRTRSPLVEPQFFSFENLDAEGNALNLGETVLLQKEVNPLLTKLRKRNIIVTALHNHWMFERPRAMYMHFESVEPPLQFARKVRESFRVLKDF